One segment of Rosa chinensis cultivar Old Blush chromosome 6, RchiOBHm-V2, whole genome shotgun sequence DNA contains the following:
- the LOC112170250 gene encoding COPII coat assembly protein SEC16, producing METLLVVEHKNQYYSRVKPHGPGRVGPSPSKSFRGINCRTFQSGTGILPTPPPLKSSSTSTSTSTSTPVSKKPCPPSAYSPKTPTPSADSQIDAKPKFYSDSKAVSRSNVRTNPIPINARNLKKEKPFNESFSFSELWAGPAYSNSPPPSSLPIPKFSVRPKRTVSLELPSSVSAIEMHPIARSAPPSPTREHSSSKRDLFYNADSATRTLRRILNLDVDDE from the coding sequence ATGGAGACCCTTCTTGTTGTGGAGCATAAGAACCAGTACTACAGCCGGGTCAAGCCACATGGGCCAGGCCGGGTCGGACCCTCGCCGTCCAAGAGCTTCCGAGGGATCAATTGCCGGACTTTCCAATCCGGCACAGGTATACTACCAACCCCTCCTCCATTGAAGTCGTCTTCTACTAGTACTAGTACTAGTACTAGTACTCCTGTTTCGAAAAAACCATGCCCCCCTTCTGCTTATTCACCCAAGACACCTACACCTAGTGCGGATTCACAGATTGATGCTAAGCCTAAATTTTACTCTGACAGTAAAGCTGTGAGTAGAAGCAATGTGAGAACCAACCCAATTCCTATCAATGCCCGAAATCTGAAGAAAGAGAAGCCTTTTAATGAGAGTTTTTCATTTTCGGAACTCTGGGCTGGTCCTGCTTACTCAAACTCTCCCCCACCTAGTTCTTTGCCAATACCCAAATTTTCAGTTCGGCCAAAGAGGACCGTGTCGCTTGAATTGCCTAGCTCAGTTTCTGCTATTGAAATGCACCCAATTGCCAGGTCTGCACCCCCGTCCCCGACCAGAGAGCATAGCTCTTCCAAAAGAGATCTCTTTTACAATGCTGACTCAGCCACTAGGACTCTGCGTCGCATCCTCAACCTGGATGTTGACGACGAATGA
- the LOC112174330 gene encoding uncharacterized protein LOC112174330, with translation MKKVHPSLSKRSTSYNVVSSSAPKKLRRLPHVFAKVLELPFQSSADVSVQETSDSFRFSVPVTAGHQVYHDEVVRANAIEIYPGVTKIVIQKMNGGDFSPEVNDVGGHFDKWRFRLPPSMRPELANATYAGQELVVTIPKNHACS, from the coding sequence ATGAAGAAGGTCCATCCCTCCCTAAGCAAGCGGAGCACCTCGTACAACGTCGTATCATCTTCGGCGCCGAAGAAGCTCCGGAGACTCCCTCACGTGTTCGCCAAGGTTCTCGAGCTTCCTTTCCAGTCCAGCGCCGACGTTTCCGTCCAAGAAACCTCCGACTCTTTCCGGTTCTCCGTGCCCGTGACAGCCGGTCATCAAGTATACCACGACGAGGTTGTCAGGGCCAACGCGATAGAGATCTATCCGGGGGTGACCAAGATTGTGATACAAAAGATGAATGGTGGTGACTTTTCGCCGGAGGTGAACGACGTCGGGGGTCATTTCGATAAGTGGAGGTTTCGTCTCCCGCCTTCGATGAGACCGGAGTTGGCTAATGCGACGTACGCTGGTCAAGAACTGGTTGTCACTATTCCAAAGAACCATGCATGTTCATGA
- the LOC112173269 gene encoding LOW QUALITY PROTEIN: ras-related protein RABC2a (The sequence of the model RefSeq protein was modified relative to this genomic sequence to represent the inferred CDS: inserted 1 base in 1 codon; substituted 1 base at 1 genomic stop codon) yields the protein MIAKIIFGELDLGFKGVDFKIKLLTVGGKRIKMTIWDTAGQERFRTLTSSYYRSAQGIILVYDVTRRDTFTNLSDVWAKEVELYSTNXDCVQVLVGNKVDRESERAVSREEGIALAKXYGCMFLECSAKTRENVELCFQELALKVLRGDLGSR from the exons ATGATTGCAAAGATTATTTTCGGAGAATTAGATTTGGGATTCAAAG GTGTGGATTTTAAAATTAAGCTGCTTACTGTTGGTGGGAAGAGAATTAAGATGACAATTTGGGATACAG CTGGACAGGAGAGGTTCAGAACATTAACAAGCTCTTACTATAGAAGTGCCCAAGGAATCATTCTCG TTTATGATGTGACTCGGAGAGACACCTTTACCAACTTATCAGATGTATGGGCTAAAGAAGTGGAATTATACTCAACTAATTAGGACTGTGTCCAGGTGCTTGTCGGAAATAAAGTTGATAGA GAATCTGAGAGGGCTGTGAGTAGAGAAGAGGGCATTGCTCTTGCAA GATATGGATGCATGTTTCTTGAATGTAGCGCCAAGACTAGAGAAAATGTGGAGCTTTGCTTTCAAGAGCTAGCATTAAAGGTACTTCGAGGGGATCTTGGGAGTAGATGA